Sequence from the Papaver somniferum cultivar HN1 unplaced genomic scaffold, ASM357369v1 unplaced-scaffold_150, whole genome shotgun sequence genome:
AGCATGGCGTGCTTTTCGATGATTACACGAAGGTCTCATTCGGTCGTTGGAACACTTCCATGAATCTCGACAAATAGCGGGCTCATCCAATCCAATCCCCACTTGTAGAAGTTAATGCTGACCACCGGGGTCTACGTTCCCTATTTCCtggaaaatcttgtgccatctgtcaGTATATTCCCTGGTTGTTTCTTTGTACATGATCTCCAATGAGAATAGCTTGTCCATCCCTGCGttaacaaccttgttgtacatataTGTCCCTAAGAACTTCTCAGTAAGctggtcgtaggagtcgatggagttgGGGGGAAGGTCATCGAACCAGGATAGGGCCGATCCTTTTAAACTCGAACGGAAATATCTGCAGAGGATTGCATCATCTTGATCCCATCGTGCCATCATACGATTGTAATACCGAAGGTGGGCAGCGGGGTCACTAGATCCATCGTAACACTCAAACGCTGGGATAGGGCACTTCTGAGGAATGAGAGCTTTGGACAAATGTGGAACCAATGGGGTGGTGTTGGCTTCTTTCATCACCTATTCTAGTCTTCCTCCTCCTTGCCTTGCTTTCAGTTGCTTGATTTCGGCCATCATCTCGGTACGAAGGTCGTCCATTGCACACTGATGGTCTTTTCGGATTGCAGATCGCTCTGATTTTTGATTCTCACTATCAAATGTGGAATGAGAGCTTTGGCCAAATGTGGAACCGGTGGGGTGGTGTTGGCTTTTTTTATCACCTCTTCTATTTTTCCTCCTCCTTGCTTTCAGTTGCTTGATTTCAACCATCATTTCGGTACGAAGGTCCTCCATTGCACGCTGATGGTCTTCTCGGATTGCAGATTGCTTTGATTTTCGGTTCTCACTATCAAAGTAGTATGAATCCTCCGACACAAAATCTGGGTCGGATGACCTATTTCCTCTGGTTGCTCCTCGGTTTAATGGCTCGGGATTTGTCACGAAGATCCTTCGGTCATGGTtcggctctggtgctttagaatttgcttcaccGTGTTGATGCGTTGCTCCAATGCTTTGGGAAATCTTGTCCTTGAGCTCCTAATTTTCTCGAACTAATAATGTCACAGCCTCTGCATATGTCATCTGGTTCTTCTTTAATTCTTCGAGCTCTGCTATCAGCTGGGGGTAATGATTCGATCCTTGGTTCGGAGTTCCGATCCGCCCTTGCCCCCCAATGGCCACAGTGTGATCTTCATCAACTGTGTGGATTAAGGGATGGGGTGGGTCGAAAATCGGCAACAACAATTCCACCTGTGGAGACGTCGGTTGTGTAGCTGGCAGAGTCTGATTCTGATCGTTCGTTGGCGGCATTCCaagggatggttgctacatcatTGATTCTACAAATACTTCTCGTTGTTGGTGAGCACGGGAAGCTGCGGCTTCCTTTGCTTCTTCAGATTTGGTTGTCATAGCTTtgagtgctgctgctgctacaaCGTTGACATCTAggggtgaggtgatttccgctgTGTCTAACTTCTGGTTTGGTTCCTTCGTCTTTTCGCCCTTATGTTTACTGCGTTTCATAACTGGTGTTGTCCTCGGTGTCTCTTTGGACGAAGCCTTGGTTTTTCCCACGTCCTTTATTTTCTCCATCTTTGATTCTCTGCAAAAACGAAACGTCGTCGGAGAAACAGAATCCACATTGGTTTTGTTagcaaggttaaaggagaaacataCATTTCAGCGCACACTCAAAGATTTTCAAAGAAAACGAGGCTTGGGGAAAACTTTGTTAACAAAGTGCAGATCCGGTCCTTGCAAGCATAAATTTGTACAAGGGTTTTTAAAGCGCGTTGTAAATGCAATCAATATAAAAAAGGCAGAAAAATAAAACGTTCGTCTAAAGGCACCATGGGGAGGTTATCTTAAAGAAGTGAAAACTTTAAAAGTCAGATCCAATAATCAAAGACATAGATATACTTATGGACCTAAAAAGTTGTTCGGTAGAACCCAGATCCATGGGTTTTTAAATATGAAGGTCTGATGACGTAGATCTGTTGTTCCTTTGCCAGCAAGCACACGATATAGacatattaaaaatgatttttgaagGTAGATCCGCTACGTATGACGCATGGTGTATAAGAAACCTTGGATCCGAAGATAATTCCAAAAATGAGCACAGATCCAAAGAGTTTTTTATAATGgtaaatgaaaacagaaaaactTTTGAAAGGTGAATAAAGTGTCAAGTTACTCAG
This genomic interval carries:
- the LOC113336035 gene encoding uncharacterized protein LOC113336035; translation: MEKIKDVGKTKASSKETPRTTPVMKRSKHKGEKTKEPNQKLDTAEITSPLDVNVVAAAALKAMTTKSEEAKEAAASRAHQQREELKDKISQSIGATHQHGEANSKAPEPNHDRRIFVTNPEPLNRGATRGNRSSDPDFVSEDSYYFDSENRKSKQSAIREDHQRAMEDLRTEMMVEIKQLKARRRKNRRGDKKSQHHPTGSTFGQSSHSTFDSENQKSERSAIRKDHQCAMDDLRTEMMAEIKQLKARQGGGRLE